A section of the Humulus lupulus chromosome 2, drHumLupu1.1, whole genome shotgun sequence genome encodes:
- the LOC133816525 gene encoding amino acid transporter AVT1H: MWNKICKAIGIKSNNECLIASHNKNQIASDSAHQLGGVRTSSICETCVEDSQLVCKCHHQNQNQNHDHVISADDNATINHGGHHHANSSFVHAVINMTGMLIGLGQLSVPYALENAGWSSVFLLILLGIICAYSCLLLGKCLQKNPKSKSYSDIGEQAFGAKGKALVAVFVYLEIFMTLVSYTISLHDNIITVFTGVQLKFPIWAKLSTSHLLTIIAVLVALPSLWLKNLSSISFLSFGGIIMSAVIFSSVASTAIFGGVRADHRIPVLQIHKIPAISGLYIFSYAGHIVFPNLYIAMKDPSKFTKVTVVSFSVVTALYIVVAFLGAKLFGLLINPQITLSMPPRFIGTKTALWATVLTPITKYALEFAPFAIQLEHAFPASMSTRTKLITRGFLGSFFLLVILTLALSVPYFEHVLGLTGSLLSTAICFIFPCAFYIKICWGQISKPVVALNLILIGFGTYLGVVGTISSSKMLIQSMKRTHHLT, from the exons ATGTGGAACAAAATATGCAAAGCCATAGGGATCAAATCCAATAATGAATGCCTTATTGCTTCCCACAACAAAAACCAAATTGCAAGCGACTCAGCTCATCAGTTAGGGGGAGTTCGAACAAGCTCAATATGTGAGACTTGTGTTGAAGATAGCCAATTAGTGTGCAAGTGCCACcaccaaaatcaaaatcaaaatcatgaTCATGTCATCTCAGCTGATGATAATGCTACTATCAACCATGGAGGCCATCACCATGCCAACAGCTCTTTTGTTCATGCCGTCATCAACATGACTGGAATGCTCATCG GGTTAGGGCAGTTATCAGTACCATATGCCCTAGAGAATGCGGGGTGGTCTTCAGTGTTCCTACTCATACTACTGGGAATAATATGTGCATATTCTTGTCTTCTACTTGGAAAATGTCTTCAGAAgaatcccaaatccaaaagcTATAGCGATATAGGAGAACAAGCTTTTGGAGCCAAAGGAAAAGCCTTAGTGGCAGTATTTGTATACTTGGAGATTTTCATGACTCTTGTGTCGTATACTATATCATTGCACGACAATATTATCACAGTGTTTACAGGGGTTCAACTTAAGTTTCCAATATGGGCCAAGTTATCAACATCACATCTCCTAACTATCATAGCAGTTTTGGTAGCTTTGCCAAGTCTTTGGCTGAAAAATCTGTCTTCAATATCTTTCCTTTCCTTTGGTGGAATTATCATGTCAGCTGTGATATTCTCTTCTGTGGCTTCCACAGCCATCTTTGGAGGTGTTAGAGCTGACCATAGGATACCAGTTCTTCAGATCCATAAGATTCCTGCCATATCTGGGCTATATATTTTCAGCTATGCAGGACATATCGTTTTTCCTAATCTATATATTGCCATGAAAGATCCATCCAAGTTTACCAAG GTGACCGTAGTTAGCTTCAGTGTAGTGACGGCACTCTACATAGTGGTAGCCTTTTTGGGAGCAAAACTGTTTGGCCTACTAATAAACCCTCAAATCACCCTCAGCATGCCTCCCCGTTTCATCGGAACAAAGACAGCACTCTGGGCAACAGTCCTCACACCAATAACCAAATACGCACTCGAATTCGCACCCTTCGCCATCCAACTCGAGCATGCTTTTCCTGCCTCGATGAGCACTAGGACAAAGCTCATCACCAGGGGCTTCTTAggctctttctttcttttggtcATACTAACCCTAGCTCTCTCAGTCCCATACTTCGAACATGTCCTCGGCCTCACTGGATCTCTTCTCAGCACCGCCATCTGTTTCATTTTTCCTTGTGCCTTCTACATCAAGATATGTTGGGGTCAGATTTCCAAACCTGTTGTGGCTTTGAACCTCATTTTGATCGGCTTTGGAACTTATCTTGGGGTGGTTGGGACTATTTCATCCTCCAAGATGTTAATTCAAAGCATGAAGAGAACTCATCATTTGACTTGA